A single region of the Cryptococcus decagattii chromosome 4, complete sequence genome encodes:
- a CDS encoding chitin synthase 1 encodes MELVRVRDLCGTFCFSMQFVVFMDLVGTVVLPVAICLTFALIVNSIITPPKSFEEAIPLMLLAIVLGLPAILILITTRKVVYVAWMLVYLLALPIWNFVLPVYSFWHFDDFSWGETRRVEGEIRSKGHDDATAVFNGTTIPLRRWEDWERSRLRKLRREEKRRKEMERQFGAGFHGDPGLGGDLRGMALGERPWARSEYDSDNGSLYSSEEDMWGGEVGGYNEHNPAFPPPPIALPPTDDSLSNTNGETLGMDEMAAILDSGFDDDPPSQSTYAPLSHPRPRAHQPPPSLSRTLANAPSPVHRHQHEYTAPQPRLNLTDSPSFSSSPNSIHFSPHSAGASGYTGGQYVSIDGQDKNDINAQMPHSGGSVSSSVESRPYGVGHAKKRSGGGPGLGAGPGMRSAGYGPLGPLADVDEAGKGQMRGYGGSGKNR; translated from the exons ATGGAACTTGTCCGCGTCCGCGATCTATGTGGCACGTTTTGCTTCTCGATGCAATTCGTCGTCTTTATGGACCTTGTAGGGACGGTCGTATTGCCTGTAGCGATCTGCCTTACGTTTGCACTCATTGTAAATTCGATCATCACGCCGCCGAAATCATTTGAAGAAGCGATCCCGTTGATGTTGTTGGCGATCGTGTTGGGCTTGCCGGCgattttgattttgatcACAACAAGGAAAGTGGTATACGTGGCATGGATGCTGGTTTATCTCTTGGCGTTGCCGATATGGAATTTCGTTTTGCCGGTGTACTCGTTCTGGCATTTTGATGATTTTTCGTGGGGAGAAACTCG TCGAGTTGAAGGCGAAATCCGATCCAAGGGGCACGATGACGCCACCGCCGTGTTTAACGGCACAACCATCCCACTTCGCCGATGGGAAGATTGGGAGAGATCACGACTTCGCAAACTTCGCCgagaggagaaaaggaggaaagagatggagaggcAGTTTGGAGCCGGGTTCCATGGAGATCCTGGGCTCGGTGGGGATCTTCGGGGGATGGCATTGGGGGAAAGACCATGGGCGAGGAGCGAATATGATAGTGATAATGGGAGTTTGTATAGTAGTGAGGAAGATATGTGGGGGGGAGAAGTCGGTGGG TACAACGAGCATAACCCCGCATTCCCTCCGCCACCTATAGCGCTTCCTCCTACCGACGATTCTTTGAGCAATACCAATGGCGAGACCCTTGGGATGGATGAGATGGCTGCTATCCTCGACTCTGGTTTTGACGACGATCCTCCATCGCAATCAACGTATGCTCCTCTCTCCCATCCTCGCCCCCGGGCACACCAGCCACCGCCATCTTTATCCCGTACGCTTGCCAATGCTCCTTCGCCTGTACACAGACACCAACACGAATACACTGCTCCTCAGCCTCGTCTCAACCTTACAGATTCTCCCAGCTTTAGTTCCAGTCCTAATTCCATCCACTTTAGTCCTCATTCTGCCGGCGCCAGTGGCTATACAGGTGGCCAATATGTCTCAATAGACGGGCAAGACAAGAACGATATAAATGCACAGATGCCACACAGTGGCGGAAGTGTAAGTTCCAGTGTGGAGAGTAGGCCGTATGGAGTCGGGCATGCGAAGAAAAGGAGCGGTGGTGGACCCGGACTTGGAGCAGGGCCAGGCATGAGGAGCGCAGGATATGGGCCCCTTGGGCCATTGGCGGATGTAGATGAAGCTGGGAAGGGGCAAATGAGAGGTTATGGCGGATCAGGAAAGAATAGATAG